The Zingiber officinale cultivar Zhangliang chromosome 10A, Zo_v1.1, whole genome shotgun sequence genome contains a region encoding:
- the LOC122027913 gene encoding NDR1/HIN1-like protein 13 → MLAHSSTSRAPPLYLTSPSSPFQPPKSATMFSGPSQPRKSQLLPPHRRTSPLIWCAAIICVVLTLLLILAGIVTLVVFLVIKPRSPSVDLTAASLNSIYLDSLAYLNGDVSFLVNFSNSNRRIDVAFQSLGLELYFRDRLIAVQALRPFAQRTGESRLEATRMITSNVLLPADLAAELQQQVRENSVVYNVRGRFKVRARLGAGQFSYWISTRCEVKLTAPPNGVLVARRCRKD, encoded by the coding sequence ATGCTCGCTCACAGTTCCACTAGTCGAGCGCCACCGCTTTATCTCACCTCCCCCTCCTCCCCCTTCCAACCTCCCAAATCTGCCACCATGTTCTCGGGGCCGTCGCAGCCCAGGAAGTCGCAGCTCCTCCCGCCCCACCGTCGAACCAGTCCCCTCATCTGGTGCGCCGCCATCATCTGCGTCGTCCTCACTCTCCTCCTCATCCTCGCAGGAATCGTCACACTCGTGGTCTTCCTCGTCATCAAGCCGCGTAGCCCTTCCGTCGACCTTACCGCCGCCAGCCTCAACAGCATCTACCTCGATTCGCTGGCGTACCTCAACGGCGACGTCTCCTTCCTCGTCAACTTCTCCAACTCCAACCGCAGGATCGACGTGGCGTTCCAGTCGCTGGGATTGGAGCTCTACTTCCGCGACAGGCTCATCGCGGTGCAGGCGCTTCGGCCGTTCGCGCAGCGGACGGGGGAGTCGCGACTGGAGGCTACGCGCATGATCACCAGCAACGTGCTGCTGCCGGCGGATCTGGCGGCGGAGCTCCAGCAGCAGGTGAGAGAGAACAGCGTGGTGTACAATGTGAGGGGAAGGTTCAAGGTAAGGGCGAGGCTTGGCGCCGGCCAGTTCTCCTACTGGATCTCCACTCGCTGTGAGGTCAAGCTCACGGCCCCACCCAACGGAGTGCTCGTCGCCCGGCGATGCAGGAAGGATTAA
- the LOC122026189 gene encoding LRR receptor-like serine/threonine-protein kinase RGI3 — translation MNPKPQNNSKDTYEKKHESKHTTSIQISCISTINKTWSFHHCNLKNPSLLHSSLPPLNPNMGWLPPNLCAILFLVFNSFFFFFFFFFINCLAIDEQGQALLSWKLTLSSSTDVLSSWNSSDPNPCKWFGVACNSRLEVISLKIELVDLKGPLPSNLQSLKSLKMIILSEANFTGHIPAEFGEYRELTFLDLSKNQIAGEIPAEICKLTKLQTLALHSNFLQGAIPADIGNLPSLTHLTLYDNYISGEVPASVGKLERLEVFRAGGNQNLRGSLPAEIGNCRSLVMLGLAETGLSGRLPSTIGLLKRIQTIAIYTSQLSGPIPGEIGNCTELTKLYLYQNSLSGPIPPEIGRLRNLQTLLLWQNNLVGAIPPELGQCEQLVLDLSLNSLTGSIPRSVGKLRSLQQLQLSTNQLAGAIPSEMSNCTALTDIEVDNNDLSGEIGIDFTRLVNLTLFYAWQNRLTGSIPASLAQCRNLQSMDLSYNNLTGSIPKELYGLQNLTKLLLLSNELTGFVQPEIGNCTNLFRLRLNDNLLGGAIPAEISKLENLNFLDMSRNRLVGPIPAAISGCHNLEFLDLRSNALSGALPESLPRSLQFVDFSDNKLTGVISPGIGSLPKLTKLMLGRNQLSGAIPGQLGSCSKLQLLDLGDNFLSGEMPGELGQLPALEISLNLSCNRLSGEIPQQFSSLRKLGCLDISHNELHGDLGVLAGLQNLISLNVSFNAFSGKLPDTPFFRNLPLADLEGNHGLLIADGRLSAQETSNRAPVSTLKLAMTFLIVVSAALLLTAAYVLARARAAPRGDADDAWEITLYQKLDLSADDLLRGLTSANVVGTGSSGVVYKVCIPSGETLAVKKMWSPADDDSGAFRSEIAALSTIRHRNIVRLLGWGLNRSAKLMFYNYLPNGSLSSFLHRGRKEAAAWETRYEIAAGLAHAVAYLHHDCLPAILHGDIKAMNVLLGPNFEPYLADFGLARVLADGEPAHNSDTASCPRIAGSYGYMAPEHASMQRITEKSDVYSYGVVLLEVLTGRHPLDPSLPGGLDLVQWVRVHLQRKLDPVQLLDGRLLGRPEHQVQEMLQALSISVLCVSNRPDERPAMKDVVSLLEEVRRPANDEKKKEPVVACAAGDVELPGSSNCSSVMSDYSS, via the exons ATGAATCCAAAACCTCAGAACAACAGCAAAGATACGTATGAAAAGAAACATGAAAGTAAACATACAACTTCGATCCAGATCTCTTGCATTTCCACTATAAACAAAACATGGAGTTTCCACCACTGCAATCTCAAAAACCCTTCTCTTCTTCACTCCTCCCTCCCCCCCCTCAATCCCAACATGGGATGGTTGCCTCCAAACTTATGTGCAATTCTCTTCCTCGTCTTcaattctttcttcttcttcttcttcttcttcttcatcaattGCCTGGCCATTGATGAGCAAGGCCAAGCTCTGCTCTCGTGGAAGCTGACTCTGAGCAGCTCCACTGATGTACTCAGCTCTTGGAATTCTTCGGACCCTAATCCATGCAAGTGGTTTGGTGTTGCCTGCAATTCCAGGCTTGAAGTCATCAGCTTAAAGATCGAGTTAGTCGATCTGAAAGGCCCATTGCCTTCCAACCTCCAATCTCTCAAGTCCTTGAAGATGATAATCCTCTCCGAAGCTAACTTCACCGGTCATATTCCAGCAGAGTTCGGGGAGTACCGTGAGCTCACCTTCCTTGACCTCAGCAAGAACCAAATCGCCGGTGAGATCCCGGCGGAAATTTGCAAGCTGACTAAGCTTCAGACCTTGGCTCTGCATTCCAACTTCCTACAAGGTGCCATTCCGGCCGATATTGGAAACCTCCCCAGCCTCACTCACTTGACGCTCTACGACAACTACATCAGCGGCGAGGTGCCAGCGAGCGTCGGTAAATTGGAGAGGCTGGAGGTTTTCCGTGCTGGCGGGAACCAGAATCTGAGAGGCTCGTTGCCTGCGGAGATTGGCAACTGTAGAAGCTTAGTGATGTTGGGCCTCGCGGAGACCGGTTTATCCGGGAGGCTTCCTTCCACCATCGGATTGCTCAAGAGGATTCAAACCATTGCTATCTATACTTCTCAGCTGTCAGGGCCAATCCCAGGAGAGATTGGCAACTGCACCGAGCTGACCAAACTTTATTTGTACCAGAATTCCCTGTCTGGCCCGATTCCGCCGGAGATCGGCCGGCTTCGAAACCTGCAGACTCTGCTCCTGTGGCAGAACAACTTGGTGGGAGCAATCCCGCCAGAGCTTGGCCAGTGCGAGCAACTGGTCTTGGATTTGTCCTTGAATTCCCTTACCGGAAGTATTCCACGGAGCGTCGGTAAATTGAGGAGCCTCCAACAGCTCCAATTAAGCACCAATCAGCTGGCCGGAGCTATCCCGTCGGAGATGTCCAACTGCACCGCGCTGACCGATATCGAGGTGGACAACAACGATCTTTCCGGCGAGATAGGAATTGATTTTACGAGACTGGTTAATCTTACTCTGTTCTACGCTTGGCAGAACAGGCTCACGGGAAGCATTCCAGCTAGCTTAGCTCAGTGCCGGAATTTGCAATCGATGGATCTTTCATACAATAACTTGACGGGGTCGATTCCAAAAGAACTGTATGGGCTGCAGAATTTGACCAAATTGCTTCTCTTGTCGAATGAATTGACCGGGTTTGTGCAGCCGGAGATCGGCAATTGCACGAATCTTTTTCGGCTTCGGCTGAATGACAACCTCCTAGGAGGAGCCATTCCGGCGGAAATCAGCAAGCTCGAGAACCTTAATTTCCTCGACATGAGCAGAAACCGGCTCGTCGGCCCTATTCCAGCGGCGATCTCGGGGTGCCATAACCTTGAATTCCTCGACCTTCGTTCCAATGCACTGAGCGGCGCCCTGCCGGAGTCACTGCCGAGGAGCCTGCAGTTCGTTGACTTCTCCGACAACAAGCTAACCGGAGTAATAAGCCCTGGCATTGGATCGCTGCCTAAGCTGACGAAGCTCATGCTGGGGAGAAATCAGCTCTCCGGCGCGATCCCTGGGCAGCTTGGGTCATGCAGCAAGTTGCAACTTTTAGATCTCGGCGACAATTTCTTATCCGGTGAGATGCCAGGCGAGCTCGGCCAACTTCCCGCGCTAGAGATCTCGCTCAATCTCAGCTGCAACCGTCTCTCCGGCGAGATCCCGCAGCAATTTTCATCCCTCAGGAAACTCGGGTGCCTTGACATCTCGCACAACGAGCTCCACGGAGATCTGGGGGTCCTCGCTGGGTTACAAAATCTTATCTCCCTGAACGTCTCCTTCAACGCCTTCTCCGGCAAGTTGCCCGACACCCCCTTTTTCAGGAACCTCCCGCTCGCCGACCTCGAGGGCAACCATGGCCTGCTCATCGCCGACGGCCGGCTCTCTGCTCAAGAAACGTCGAACAGAGCCCCAGTATCCACGCTAAAGCTCGCCATGACGTTCTTGATCGTCGTCAGCGCGGCGCTCCTCCTGACagccgcttacgtcctcgcgcgCGCACGCGCCGCGCCTCGCGGCGACGCAGACGACGCCTGGGAAATCACGCTATACCAGAAGCTGGATCTCTCGGCCGACGACCTACTCCGGGGGCTCACATCAGCGAACGTGGTCGGCACCGGGAGTTCCGGGGTAGTTTACAAGGTCTGCATCCCGAGCGGCGAGACGCTGGCCGTCAAGAAGATGTGGTCGCCGGCGGACGACGACTCCGGCGCGTTCCGCAGCGAGATCGCTGCGCTGAGCACGATACGCCACCGCAACATCGTGCGCCTCCTCGGCTGGGGCCTCAATCGGAGCGCCAAGCTAATGTTCTACAACTACTTACCCAACGGGAGCCTGAGCAGTTTCCTCCATCGGGGGAGGAAAGAGGCGGCGGCGTGGGAAACGCGGTACGAGATCGCGGCAGGGCTGGCCCACGCCGTCGCTTACCTGCACCACGACTGCTTGCCAGCCATCCTCCACGGGGACATCAAGGCCATGAACGTCCTCCTCGGCCCGAACTTTGAACCGTATTTGGCGGACTTCGGCCTGGCTCGGGTCCTCGCCGACGGCGAGCCGGCTCATAATTCGGACACTGCGTCATGTCCTCGTATCGCCGGTTCATACGGCTACATGGCTCCAG AGCACGCGTCGATGCAGCGGATAACGGAGAAGAGCGACGTGTATAGCTACGGAGTGGTTCTGCTGGAGGTGCTAACGGGGAGGCATCCACTAGACCCGTCGCTGCCCGGCGGGCTGGATTTGGTTCAGTGGGTGCGAGTCCATTTACAGAGGAAGCTGGACCCGGTTCAGCTCCTCGACGGCAGGCTGCTCGGCCGGCCGGAGCACCAGGTCCAAGAAATGCTGCAAGCCCTGTCTATCTCGGTTCTGTGCGTCAGCAACCGGCCGGATGAGCGGCCGGCGATGAAGGACGTGGTGTCGTTGTTGGAGGAGGTGAGGCGGCCGGCGAACGACGAGAAGAAGAAGGAGCCGGTGGTTGCTTGCGCTGCTGGGGATGTGGAGTTACCGGGGTCTTCAAATTGCTCGTCTGTGATGTCGGATTACAGTAGCTGA